Sequence from the Tursiops truncatus isolate mTurTru1 chromosome 18, mTurTru1.mat.Y, whole genome shotgun sequence genome:
GCTGGCAGAAACAAAAGGTCTGGAGCGTCTTTGATTTGCCAAGGTCCTTGTGCGCGAAGCCCGGACacggaggaggaaggaggaacgAGAGGTCTCAACGCCAGGCTGCGCGAGCAAAGCGCTCTTTGTAGTGAAGTGACGAGGCGGGGTGCTGCGGGGGAGGGGGCGCAGGGGGCGCAGGCTACAGCGCCGAGGGAGGGATGTGCCGCGGTCGCTAGGCTGAGGGGCGCAGGGACGGGGCTGCGCGCAGGGCTGCTAGGAGGGCGCTGCGGACGAGGGGTCCCCCGGCCCTGCTCGCTATCCCCGGAACCACCTTCACCCAGTCCCGAATCTGAGTGTTACATAAAGTCCGGGGTCCGTACCTCGCGTGGTGTAGCCCCAGTCGCCCCCGCCCAGCCCCCGGTCCTGGACACCGAGTGAGGGCCGACTTGAGAGGGGCGACGCGGCCGGGTGTAGTTCGCGGAGGGCCAGGGCTTTATTCCGTGTgtgcagtggggaaggggagggcagggaagggaggatgggGCGAAGAAGTCGCCCATCTGTGCTGCGCTCGGGGGGCGCAGGCAAGTATTGTCGGCTTGGAGAGGAACATGGCAGGGGAGAGGACCTGTGGGTCGTTCTCTGCAGCCCCGGCTGCCCAGACTGCCGGAGAGAGACGGAGGGTTCGGGTCCGCTGGGAATTGCTGGCTGTTGGGGAAACTTTCCTGCCTGGTCAGGCACGGCATTGGGGTCTGTATTTGGAACGTGGATAGTCACTCGGAGTTTACCCATGTTTACAGGACTGCGCAGCAGGCAAACGGAagagtggggggaggtgggaagcCAGGAAGCGCCCCACAGCGCCCCAAAAACTCCTGAGGGGAAGGCGCCCCTGCGCGCTCTGGGGAAGGCTCGGCTTCGCAGCGACTTTTATAGGAGCCTTATTAGCATATTGCGAACGTTCCGCCTCGGCCTCCTGTAATTGGCCGTGGCATCTCCCATGGAATGTCCTTATCAGTCCGCTGCTGAACCATTGGTTGCTGGGCCGGATGAGGGCGGGCCTTGCGCAGTGACTGGCACGGGTCTCTGTTTCcgctgctttcttttttctctttggtagaggggcggggaggagggaggaggtcgAGTTGATTTGAATGTCTTCGGGTCTCTTGGCCTCCGCCGTCGCATTGGCCATTGGTGTAGCTAGGGCGGGCTGTGTTCTCTGGTCCTGCGTTGTGATTGGTGCCTCGCCTGGCCTCCGCCCTCCGGCCCGGCGATCCCCATAGGCAGTGGTTCCAGGGGCGGGGCGCGCCGCCGGCTGATCACCTCCCCATTGGCGGGGATCGGCTTGGCCCCGCCCCCACGGACGTGATGCTGGTCACTTCAGTCGCGGAGCAATGGCGGCGCCCGGGGGACAGGGCGAGGCCGGCAATCCTTGCTGCCGGGGCTGCCGAGGGCGCAGTCGGGCCTCCAGCCCGGGCCCCGAAGACCCGCGGGTGCGGCTGCGTGGAGCGGGGGCAGCGTGAGTGTCCCGGGCCTGGTGGGTCGGTGACCCAGGACAGGGAGAGCCGGGCGGCCCCCGAGGGGGTCCCGTGTGCGCTGAGCTCGGAGGCGGCTCGGGTGGTGGAATGACTAAAGCGGAGAGTTAACGGGTTTCCCAGTCTTTGAGGAATTCGTCGTGACCGGCACTGTTCCTTAGCATTTCTAGGAAATCGCAAGGAGACGAAGAAGTTCATACTGAAAATTTTCAAGCGTCCACGTCAGTGTACCGTTGAGGTTGCTTTCTTACAGCTTTCCTTACTGTCTGACACCCTGTTTTACCGATTCAGAGCCGGAGTGTCTTCCGTCGAGTTAATACACGCTCAGTGCGTACTTGGCTCCTTCGGAGAAAATCGGTCCCACCCGCACGCTACCCGGCTCACGTGGAAGCCAGTGCCCTGAGTGAGCTGCAGAGCCTTAACATCCGTCATGGTAATAGTCGTAACTCATTTGGTTGGGACTTAGTACTGAGTGTTGAGATACGCAGCACAGTCTAATCTAAAAATtaaggctttatttttaaaagaactcctAGGTTGCAAGTCAAACTTTGGTTAACAGTATTTGCATAGTAAACATCAACTGGACATTAATTCATAAGGATGGATCGTAATTAGTTTACCAATGATATTTGAggttattttgaatttaaaatatttttcagctacttttaaagtattattttttaaatgcccacGCACCAAGGAAGGCTTCATAAAGAACTTCAGCGCAATCCctgtgtaaaacaaaaaaaacatttctaataATTGGACAGATCAGTTTAAATTTGGCTGCAGTCTCACTTAATCCTTAGATTCTTTCCATGGTACCATTGCTTTCCTATAGTGACAGTATGGagcatttttagaaaaaaggGTCAGCAGCGGTTGGAGCTGATGAAGCTGAAGAAGCCAGGTGTGCTGACAGGATGCCGCCCTAGTTAGCACAGGGGTTCCTGTTTACAGATGTTTGCACTTCAGTGGCTTTGTTGATAAGAATGCTTCGCTTGGGGCATCGAAGAAATGTATGCTGTTGGGTAGGTAAAAGAATTATTTCTTGGTAATTTTGTaatggggtgtttgttttttccccacagcGGGACTTCACGTGTCTGTAAGCTTGCTTGTGATGTAAAAGAAGCTGTGTgctatgaaattttaaattagcaATATGATGGAATTGTTCTCTTTTCTATGAAATGGTAATTGTCTTTAGAAACTTGGTTACTAATTAAACCAAGTGATATAGTTTTGTAATGTgtaatcacttaaaaaataaatggcagaaaCTCATATTTTAGCACCTGTGAAATAGAACTTGGATAAGTTGAGTAGAGCTGTTTATTTTCAGGAATAATTACTCCAAGAGCCCATGAGACTATGGCATTCCTCCTTTCTGGTTGCAGACAGTCTGCATTGTTCCTCTAAGAAATGTCTTCAGCGCTATCTTCAGTTGAAGAATGTATCCTGGAAAATAATATGTGCTTAAATAGTGTTCACCTAAGTTCATATGTTTGCTCTAGTGTGAGGTTTATGCTCTATAACTAATTGGATATAAGATCTGGAAGGGGTTATGTCACATTTTATACTCGTCCCACCCATATCCTCCCACAGCTTCCGAGTTGGGAGAGTTGAATTGCCTTATTTTAAGAGACTACAAAAGGTTTTCAGGAGAAAAATCTGATACTATTTAATTTAATGGTTACTGTTTAGGGAAAATAACTCTGGGAATTTCTATCTGTGTATTTAAGTAGATTCTTGGGAAGAATATTTACTTTCCTTATTTCAATCAGATTATCTAAAATCTGTTGTCTTTTATAGATATAGATGTTATTGTTTTAAGTAGTAAGTAAAATCTGcaacatttgttttaaagcaaGGCTGGGTCGCCTGGCTTATTGTGACAAACCATTCTTGTTTTCAGTAATACACGGTAATGCAGAGATATTCCTGTATGTGCTGGGATGGAATGATGTGACCAATAAACTGAGGCCCTGGGTCACTATGTAGTATTTATGTACGTTCTCTAATTTAATCCGGTATTCTAGATGTCGGTgcattaaaatagctaaaataacAACCTTTcaattattacaaaaatatttgaataaaaacaatggaaatttaggacataatcattaattttatagaaaataaaggtTTGGACCTCAGCACTTCACCTAAACTTGAACTTTCCCTGTAGCTGCCTGTCCAAGGAGTTTTCATTACCCAGTCTCTGAATGCACACAGAGTCCCTTGGGGAGCTTTGAGGGGCACTTTGATAAATAGGAACTGTGTTGATGTTTGTATTTAGTTCTAGAGATTTTtttcaccaggaaaaaaaaaaaaaaagcctgccaGAGAGGCCTACAGGTTACAAGTTTTCGTGCTAGGAAGCCTTGCATTGATCCTTTTTGTCCCTTAACAGTTACTTTTTTTGTAGATTAGAGAACCGAAAGCCTTGGTAGGGTTTACAGTGAGGGTGTAACGCTAATTTTTTCCTTTGCAGAAATCCTGAAGGAACTGGATGAGTATTACGAGAAGTTCAAGCGGGAGACGGACGGCACCCAGAGGAGGAGAGTGCTGCACTGCATTCAGAGGGCCCTGATTCGGAGCCAGGAGCTGGGCGACGAGAAGATCCAGATCGTGAGTCAGATGGTGGAGCTGGTGGAGAACCGGGCCAGGCAGGTGGACAGTCACGTGGAACTCTTTGAGGCACATCAAGAGGTCAGTGACACCACTGGCCACAGCAAAGCTGGCCAGGATAAGTCAAAAACTGAGACAGTCGCGCAGGCAGAAAAGCCTAACAGCAAGCGGTCCCGGCGGCAGCGCAACAACGAGAATCGGGAAAACGCAGCTAATAATCACGACCATGATGACATCACCTCCGGAACGCCTAAGGAGAAGAAGGCGAAGGCCTCCAAGAAGAAGAAACGCTCCAAGGCCAAAGCCGAGAGGGAAGCATCCCCTGCAGACCTTCCCATTGACCCGAACGAGCCCACGTACTGTCTGTGCAATCAGGTCTCCTATGGAGAGATGATCGGCTGTGACAATGACGAGTGCCCCATCGAGTGGTTCCACTTCTCCTGCGTGGGGCTGAACCATAAACCCAAGGGCAAGTGGTACTGCCCCAAATGTCGAGGGGAGAACGAGAAGACCATGGACAAGGCCCTGGAGAAGTCCAAAAAGGAGCGGGCCTACAACAGGTAGTGGCGGGCCTGGCTGGACCGAGGCGAGCAGGGCGAGCCGTGTATTTATTGCATCGCCATCTGGACGGGCGCAGGGACTGCACGTGTAGCCTTCTGAAGACTGTTGGAAGAGGAGCTGTTCCTCTCGTGGGATGACCGgggttctctttgcttttccgTTGGTGCACATGTGTAACGAGAGAGTGGTCTGTGGATCAGCATTTTAGAAACTGCAAATATAGGTTTGAATTAAACACTCGAGTGGGTCTctggtttctgttgtttttgttggcAGTCGGGGATGACTTGGAAGCAACCGAACACATTAAATGTGGAAAGAAGAGATTTCATTTagctactattttattttttaaaaaatgttattacttcacaaacagatttttaaaaagttagccGAGTTGCTGAAAATATAGCCCATAGCAAATTTGTTTTGTGCTCTAATAGTGTATATCCATGTAACAGTTCAATAGAAAGgtttaaagtttgaaaatcatttttttaaaaagctaaatggTTACATTTTACCTGACAAACGTTTTATATACTGGCCTGTTCCCCAAATGGCCATTTTTAATGGTTGGGTACATTTTTTTATTAAACCAAACAGGAGTGGTCCAGTCCTGGAGCTTCAGATCACGCTTTTGCTATCAACAAATACTAGTGTGGCTGTCTTTAACTTACATAAGGTGTGCAACTGTGCATTTTCAAGTGAACTTGCACTCGCTGCATTATAGTCAGAAGTGCAGCCAGATGCCATGGTGTGCATGAGAGCCGTACAGACTTGACATCAAGAAATAAATGCAACTTGGCCAGTTTGTTCGTCTACCAGTATATTTAATCTTGACATAAGTAAGTGTTAAATTTTTGTCTTAAACGTGTCACCAGCAGCTTAGACAAAGCCTTAAGCAGATTTTGTATTATTGTTCTCGCTTAATAATGAAGTAGAAGTTATCTAATTGCCGGCAAAAAATAAGTGTTAAAACAGAGCGTATGTTtagagcaggggtgggggttaCTGCCCACAGACCAAATACAGCCCACCACCTGCTTTTGTATGGTGTGTGAGCCAGGAAGGATCTTAACATtgttaaatggttaaaaaaaaaaaatcaacatgagAATCCAATTTCGtgacatatgaaaattatatgaaattcaagtttTAGTGTCCGTAAATAAAGTTTATTGACACAGCCAGGCTCATTCACTAGCGCATTGTGTGTGGCCGCTTTGGTACAGCGTCAGAGTTGAGTGGTTGGGACACAAGCCCATACAACCCACAAAGCTGAAATTATCTACTTTCTGGCCCAGTCAAAGAACTGTGCTGACCTCTGATTGAGACTGACTTGTTGCATGGTAATCGGTGCCCTCCACCGCCCACATATTGAAAGGGTcaatggaatttttctttctaagcGATATATGGTTCACTTTAACCCTGTATTGGAGAGAACAGTTTCTCTCCGTAGTCTGCTGAGTCCCTGAAGCTACCACAAGGAAGAATCGAGGAACCACTGTAGCATCTGAGCACGTGTATGGCATGTGTTTATTACACGTAAAGCCATAAGTTGTTTTCTGATTGTTGACTTCGTTTGGTAAGCAATTAATGAGAACTTTTTTTATGCCAGACATAACTCCCTAACTTTTACATTGAATTTCCAGTACAGAGGGCTGTTTGGTAGAGAAATGCACGTTGTAGTTGATCACACGTTAAAATGTGAACTGTTTGCCTATCAATACCTACAAATGGGCATTTGCTTTCCAGCAAAACTCCCAAACGTTTAAGAATCTTAAGTGTTTAAATTTGATACGCTTTAcctagacaaataaaaattaggaaGTTTACTAgatgaaaataactaaaatagtCAATGACAGTCCAATGGCGAGAAGAGCAGTTTAAACGAATCTTTGTTTGTATAAATCGACTATATTGAAAACAATTCTATTTGCTAGTTTTCCACTTCTATTTTAATTAGAGCTAATGATGACAGTTAAGTTATGGAAGTGAAAATTGAAGAGAACATATTTACTAATATGGGTTTCTTCACGTTTATTCAGTTTCAGTGTAGACAGCTCTACTGGAGAGAGACAGGCACAGGGGCCAAACCTTGCTATGTCCGACCTCCATCTTTGTCCCTTAGGGCTTAGGTCTTGAATAAATTGCCTAACTCGTGATCATGgttcttcacttttaaaatacagttcacCCTTGATCAGCATAGGTTTGAAGTGCATGGGCCTACTTACACGCGGGCGGGTTCTTTTCAAAAGTAAACACCACAGTACTGCACGATCTGCatttggttgaatccgtggactCTGAACCCCAGATACAGAGGAACTGCAGGGACGGAGGGCCAACTCTAATTTATACTCGGATTTTCCACTGCCCTGGGGTCAGCACTCAACCTCCATGGTGTTCAAGAATCAGCTATATGTTTCATTTAGGGTGGTTCCGAGAACTAAATGAGGTGAAGTGAGACACTGGCATAGCGTTAATCTAAAGCTGGGTCTTTTTTCCCTACCTTTGATGAAGTTTCCAGTAAGGACAAGTGGCTagccatgttttctttttaaaatgtgtagtgTTACAGAGGCAGAGTTTGTTAGATTTAGCTGTCTTTCAAATCACTTTGATTAATTCCAGTGGACACTGGATAAAAAGTCACAGATAAGTGCTTAGAACCTTATCACCAGGTAAGTGATAAGATAAAGCAGAAAGATCCAGGTAACCCTCGGGGAGTGCCGAAAATGGGATTgaattctttttgtatttatttaggtTAGTGAAAAGCTATCTAATGTAGAACagttgcttttgtttatttgctttttgtactttttgatttcAACATTTTTATGGAGGTATAATCGACATAACATTAAATGTtatgtttcaggtgtgcaacatagtgattggatatttgtatatattgcaaaatgatcaccactaagTCTAGTtgacatctgtcaccacacagttataatttttttaatcttgtgaTAAGGactttttaagatttactttcttaactttcaaatatgcaatacagtattattaactatagtcaccatgctgtacattagatcccatGAGTTATTTGTAACTGGAAGTGTGTACTTTTTGACCCTCTTCACCCATTTCATGCACCCACCACCTCTGCTAACCACCAGTTGCTTATGTTTAATAACCAAGTTATTACAGTCCAGATAAAGGGTCTAAAATGTTTCCATTAGAGcatactttattttaaactgGGACAAGGCAACTCGGTTCACTCAACCACTGCATATCAGGCAGCCATGGCATGGTGTACCTGGGGCACGGGGTGCTCAGAGGAGGGTACCTTCAGGGTCCTGAGAAGGAATACCACAGTGACAGGACCCACGGGCCGCCCACAGAGACGTGCCCTCCAGCGACTTGGACGTTGTGGTGTGGTCTCGGTACCCAATACCATCTGTGGGTGCAATTGCTGAAGTAATAAAGCATTTACCAAAACAAAATCCATTGTGTTATTACtatatacttcttttttcttttttttactttttacttatttAGAAAGAATAGGTATTTACTTGAAATATCTTTCTGTACCTCATGCTCATATAGTGTTCCAGGTCACATGTATTAAGGTATTAAACCTTTCACTGAGCAAATTATGAACTTTCTGTCTGTGCACTTTTAAAGACGTAATGTGCTTCTGCAGGAGGGTCTGGCCCTTCGCCATCGTTCTGTCTAAAGTAATTTATGACTCTTAGCAATCGCTGGCATGTATAGAACAAGATTTTATGGAAATTGTCTCCCTCTCTGTTGTAGCCTGTGACCCATTCCTCTTTCGTCTTGGTTCCGGTGCTTTTAGGCAGTCTGGGAGGTAGACTTCTGGATTCGTTTAATCTGGAGAAATTGCTCCTCAACTGCAGCTCTTCTTGACGCACGTGTGTCCTCATCACCCTCATTCTACGCGAGTGTGGAGGCTCCGGAAGGTAACTGTGGTAAATGGTGTGTCGTGACTCAAAATAACCTCGGGAGGTTTTTATGAGGGGGTTTGTTTCAGAATATTTAACATGCAGTTGCTTTCCTCACAAACCAGACAGGAGCGTGCTGTGTCCCCTGGCCCCCGAAAAAGGAAGACAACGTGTTTTgactgaaataaaacaaagcattAGGTCACTTTTCTTTCCCTGCCTCAAATTCTTTGTATTATCTGATTTTGTTCCAAAAAACGGGGTTGATACTTTCTCAGTTTAAAACCCTTACTTGAGAAGAAGTCACTGCAAACTGAGTAACAGGTTAAATCTTGATTTGAACCATTTAATACTTCGTTAAACCTGAGTGTTCCTATTAACCAATAAAACGCTTTTGTTTGAGCAGGTCCACTTTAAATAAAGTGAGTCAGCACTGCTGACAAATTAACAGCCACCAGTCCCCGCCTGCCACGTGCTAGCACTGTGGTAGGTATTTGTGTACTTAGGTTCAACCTTTATAACAACCCTGCCTCGAAAGTAAGGATGCTAAGACTCAGGTGAGGGGACCTGATTCTCACAGGCCTCTTGTCCCTCACTGGGCTGCAAAGCCTCTGTCCTCTTACCACCATCCTGCACCAGAAGGCCCGCCTGCAGTCAGGACCTGGCACCGTTGGCCCATGCTAACTGATGCCGCAGTGATCTTGCCTCTGTCCTCGCTGCCCTGGGCTATAGAGAATTACCTTCCACCTAtgactgagaaaactgaagaagacGGGAGAAACTTGCCGGGCTCGGGATTAGAGCTGAAATAGGAGCCCAGGGTGCAGGGTAGAAAGCCTGGGGTCTGCACTGCTGGGCTTTTACCTGAATTAGCAAGCGTAGCATCGGCACCTGCCTTTCCTCCAGTGAAGCAGTGCGCTGTCCTACCGCATTTCCTATCTGGCCCCATAGTAAATTTCAAGCAATTTTCCAGAGGCAGAGTGCTATCCAGGCCTCAGCATGAGATGTGACGTCGGACGGTTTAATCGGGACTAGTTGACCTCATACAGTCGGACCTCGGAGTCCTTGCTTTCTCAGCCCTGTGTCCTCGTAGACAAAATAAGGCCAGCGACAATGCACGTCTATCCCACGGCAGGAGGATCGGCCTAGCCAAGGTGTGCAAGTAACTTACAAATGCTAAACCCCACGCCAATAAGGACTGGAGTAATACTTTTGGTCAATTGTTGATTATTCTAGTTAACAGATGTATTCTGAGAAATGAAACTGAGATTCCTTACAGCTGGAGAGAAACAGTCAAGTCCAGCCTTAGAATAAGGCGTGCACTTCCTCTTTGCTCCTGCCTGAGTAAGTCTGCAGCTGCTTTTCTATAAATGATTGTTTCTCTTTGTAGAACACAGAAGTAAGGAGAGAAATAGAGTTTTTATTTTCAGCAGCTATGAAAGCCCAGTCAACTTCTTGCTGACTCACCTCTTGGTTGAATTTGAGTGTAGAGAGAAGAGTAGTCCTTTCTGTgtgtaggtgaggaaactgaggcccagaatgaTAAAGTCACTCAGCAAGTCAGCGGCGGGGCTTTTGGACCAGATCTGAGTGTTGTGACTCCAGGGCGGCCCATCGCACTGAACCACGCCGTTGCACGTGTGGCCTGGTCTCAGACACTCTTCATGGGAAGCCATCAGCCTTCAATGAACACGTGTTGAGTAAATAACGAATCTAAGAACTGACATAGAAAAACaagactttttcttctctaagttCTAAATGTTCTATAATCACACCTAAAATGGAATTTCAGTTGGTTTGTGTGAAGGAAAGACTTTTAGGACAAATGTATAAGCCATTAGAAATGCAATGTTTCTAAGTGATTGATATTTGAGAAATTGAATTTGGTTAGATTTTGATTACCCAATGCACTGAATactttctattataaaatttcataaaaacaaaTGTCAATAATTGTTCCTAGGGTTTATTAGCAATTTATCCATTTACAAAG
This genomic interval carries:
- the ING1 gene encoding inhibitor of growth protein 1 isoform X4, with protein sequence MECPYQSAAEPLVAGPDEGGPCAVTEILKELDEYYEKFKRETDGTQRRRVLHCIQRALIRSQELGDEKIQIVSQMVELVENRARQVDSHVELFEAHQEVSDTTGHSKAGQDKSKTETVAQAEKPNSKRSRRQRNNENRENAANNHDHDDITSGTPKEKKAKASKKKKRSKAKAEREASPADLPIDPNEPTYCLCNQVSYGEMIGCDNDECPIEWFHFSCVGLNHKPKGKWYCPKCRGENEKTMDKALEKSKKERAYNR
- the ING1 gene encoding inhibitor of growth protein 1 isoform X1, with amino-acid sequence MLVTSVAEQWRRPGDRARPAILAAGAAEGAVGPPARAPKTRGCGCVERGQQILKELDEYYEKFKRETDGTQRRRVLHCIQRALIRSQELGDEKIQIVSQMVELVENRARQVDSHVELFEAHQEVSDTTGHSKAGQDKSKTETVAQAEKPNSKRSRRQRNNENRENAANNHDHDDITSGTPKEKKAKASKKKKRSKAKAEREASPADLPIDPNEPTYCLCNQVSYGEMIGCDNDECPIEWFHFSCVGLNHKPKGKWYCPKCRGENEKTMDKALEKSKKERAYNR
- the ING1 gene encoding inhibitor of growth protein 1 isoform X3, which translates into the protein MLLEILKELDEYYEKFKRETDGTQRRRVLHCIQRALIRSQELGDEKIQIVSQMVELVENRARQVDSHVELFEAHQEVSDTTGHSKAGQDKSKTETVAQAEKPNSKRSRRQRNNENRENAANNHDHDDITSGTPKEKKAKASKKKKRSKAKAEREASPADLPIDPNEPTYCLCNQVSYGEMIGCDNDECPIEWFHFSCVGLNHKPKGKWYCPKCRGENEKTMDKALEKSKKERAYNR
- the ING1 gene encoding inhibitor of growth protein 1 isoform X2 translates to MLSPANGEQIHLVNYVEDYLDSIESLPFDLQRNVSLMREIDAKYQEILKELDEYYEKFKRETDGTQRRRVLHCIQRALIRSQELGDEKIQIVSQMVELVENRARQVDSHVELFEAHQEVSDTTGHSKAGQDKSKTETVAQAEKPNSKRSRRQRNNENRENAANNHDHDDITSGTPKEKKAKASKKKKRSKAKAEREASPADLPIDPNEPTYCLCNQVSYGEMIGCDNDECPIEWFHFSCVGLNHKPKGKWYCPKCRGENEKTMDKALEKSKKERAYNR